The proteins below come from a single Tachysurus fulvidraco isolate hzauxx_2018 chromosome 13, HZAU_PFXX_2.0, whole genome shotgun sequence genomic window:
- the kcnab1a gene encoding voltage-gated potassium channel subunit beta-1a isoform X3 — MTIAYESGVNLFDTAEVYAAGKAEVILGNIIKKKSWRRSSLVITTKLYWGGKAETERGLSRKHIIEGLKGSLQRMQLEYVDVVFANRPDSNTPMEEIVRAMTHVINQGMAMYWGTSRWTAMEIMEAYSVARQFNLIPPVCEQAEYHLFQREKVEVQLPELYHKIGVGAMTWSPLACGIITGKYENGIPESSRASMKSYQWLKEKIFSEDGRKQQAKLKELSHIAERLGCTLPQLAVAWCLRNEGVSSVLLGTSNPEQLTENLGAIQVLPKMTSHIVTEIDHILGNRPYTKKDYRS, encoded by the exons ATGACCATTGCCTATGAGAGCGGTGTGAATCTGTTTGACACAGCTGAGGTTTACGCTGCAGGAAA AGCTGAAGTCATCCTGGGAAACATTATCAAGAAAAAGAGCTGGAG GAGATCCAGTTTAGTGATTACAACAAAGCTCTACTGGGGAGGAAA agCCGAGACTGAAAGAGGTCTTTCCAGAAAGCATATAATAGAAG GTCTTAAAGGTTCCCTACAGAGGATGCAGCTGGAATACGTAGACGTGGTCTTCGCCAACCGTCCTGACAGCAACACGCCGATGGAGG AGATCGTGAGGGCGATGACACATGTGATCAACCAGGGGATGGCTATGTACTGGGGGACGTCCCGATGGACAGCCATGGAGATTATG gAAGCGTACTCAGTGGCAAGGCAGTTTAACCTCATCCCCCCAGTGTGCGAACAGGCCGAGTATCACCTCTTTCAGAGGGAGAAAGTGGAGGTGCAGTTGCCCGAGCTCTACCACAAGATAG gcgtAGGAGCCATGACATGGTCGCCCCTCGCCTGTGGAATCATCACCGGAAAGTATGAAAATGGCATCCCAGAATCCTCCAGAGCTTCAATGAAG tcatACCAGTGGCTGAAGGAGAAGATCTTCAGTGAGGATGGGAGGAAGCAGCAGGCTAAGCTGAAGGAGTTATCTCACATCGCTGAGAGGCTCGGCTGCACTCTGCCACAGCTGGCTGTAG cCTGGTGTCTGAGGAACGAAGGAGTGAGTTCGGTTCTTTTAGGAACTTCTAACCCAGAACAGCTAACAGAAAACCTGGGAGCCATTcag GTTCTACCCAAGATGACGTCCCATATAGTGACCGAGATTGACCACATACTTGGAAACAGGCCGTACACTAAGAAGGACTATCGCTCGTAG
- the kcnab1a gene encoding voltage-gated potassium channel subunit beta-1a isoform X2: MLYRNLGKSGLRVSCLGLGTWVTFGGQISDEVAEQLMTIAYESGVNLFDTAEVYAAGKAEVILGNIIKKKSWRRSSLVITTKLYWGGKAETERGLSRKHIIEGLKGSLQRMQLEYVDVVFANRPDSNTPMEEIVRAMTHVINQGMAMYWGTSRWTAMEIMEAYSVARQFNLIPPVCEQAEYHLFQREKVEVQLPELYHKIGVGAMTWSPLACGIITGKYENGIPESSRASMKSYQWLKEKIFSEDGRKQQAKLKELSHIAERLGCTLPQLAVAWCLRNEGVSSVLLGTSNPEQLTENLGAIQVLPKMTSHIVTEIDHILGNRPYTKKDYRS, encoded by the exons GAACCTGGGTGACGTTTGGAGGACAGATTTCTGATGAG gtaGCAGAGCAGCTGATGACCATTGCCTATGAGAGCGGTGTGAATCTGTTTGACACAGCTGAGGTTTACGCTGCAGGAAA AGCTGAAGTCATCCTGGGAAACATTATCAAGAAAAAGAGCTGGAG GAGATCCAGTTTAGTGATTACAACAAAGCTCTACTGGGGAGGAAA agCCGAGACTGAAAGAGGTCTTTCCAGAAAGCATATAATAGAAG GTCTTAAAGGTTCCCTACAGAGGATGCAGCTGGAATACGTAGACGTGGTCTTCGCCAACCGTCCTGACAGCAACACGCCGATGGAGG AGATCGTGAGGGCGATGACACATGTGATCAACCAGGGGATGGCTATGTACTGGGGGACGTCCCGATGGACAGCCATGGAGATTATG gAAGCGTACTCAGTGGCAAGGCAGTTTAACCTCATCCCCCCAGTGTGCGAACAGGCCGAGTATCACCTCTTTCAGAGGGAGAAAGTGGAGGTGCAGTTGCCCGAGCTCTACCACAAGATAG gcgtAGGAGCCATGACATGGTCGCCCCTCGCCTGTGGAATCATCACCGGAAAGTATGAAAATGGCATCCCAGAATCCTCCAGAGCTTCAATGAAG tcatACCAGTGGCTGAAGGAGAAGATCTTCAGTGAGGATGGGAGGAAGCAGCAGGCTAAGCTGAAGGAGTTATCTCACATCGCTGAGAGGCTCGGCTGCACTCTGCCACAGCTGGCTGTAG cCTGGTGTCTGAGGAACGAAGGAGTGAGTTCGGTTCTTTTAGGAACTTCTAACCCAGAACAGCTAACAGAAAACCTGGGAGCCATTcag GTTCTACCCAAGATGACGTCCCATATAGTGACCGAGATTGACCACATACTTGGAAACAGGCCGTACACTAAGAAGGACTATCGCTCGTAG